GTCATTACAGTTGGATAATCGGGAGTAAACGGACTCATTTATTGTTTCATTTCTAAACCACACTTAGCGGAGATACTAGCGGTGTAAGTGGTTTGGGAAAATGCTGTTTGGGTGTATTAACCTTTCGCTTCAGGTTTCATTGCAGCAGTGCATGTGTGATCAAATACGCACCTGCCCATTTATCCAAAGATGCATGGATGCATTGTACAACTCCCCTCCACTAACTTACTCCTTAATGCATATATGCATTGTACAACCAACCTTCACTTATCTGTCCATTGATACATAGACGCATTGTACATCTCATCTTCACTCACCAGCCCCTTTGATTCATAGACCTTTCTTCAGCTGATCTACTCTGATTAGCCGTTTACATTATAGCCGCGCCACCTCCCAACAAGCCATTTGGCACACAGACCTACCGAATGCCTCATCTAGTCTCGGTAGGTCCATGATGCTTAAAAACATTGTGTGACTCACCTACTGTCACCCATTCCCTTGATGCTGGGATTAGGACATCCGAACAGCAGTGTGAAAGCGTAGCTGGCCGACGCGGTCAGTGTTACTATCATGGTCAGTTTTACACAACCCCTGTTGGTCAGCTTGAGCTTGCTAGTAAGAATGCCACCAAGTAAAGTGCCTACGGTCGCCCAGAGAAATTCTTCTATGCCTAGAACAAGGGTTAACACATACTGAAACAGTCGAAATGAATGACAAACAATTTTGGATGAATACACTATATTATGATATGGGCATGGAAGGTGTCACAACACAACTGGATATTGGACTTCTTTTTGTTACTTTTTAGTGTTAGTAAATCAAAACGGTCTTGTAATGGCAATTTGTTCTTACCCACTATAAAGTTGGCTTTTGAAGCCTGAGTCCCAAACTGGTTCTCGATGTATTTGGGGGCAAAGGCCACGTTTCCTCCCACGAAGAAGAGCAAGCTGCAGTTTCCCAGCAATAAACAAGCAACCACCGGGTTCCGCACCACTCGTACCACCGATTTGGGTAAATCTACAAGTACAGAAGATGATTCTCTTGTTTGTGTACCCTACTGTGACCAACCCATGATTGACCTGGAAAGCATCACGTCATGAATGGTTACGCCATCAGCATCACTGATAAATCGCCATATGGCGATGAGTTACCATTAGACAGGACCATAACTTCATCCTCCATAAGTCCACAGACGTCATATTGCGATTTGGGAAGTGTCACCGACATGAGCAGAATGGATGTTGTTCTGCATTGGCGTCCTTGACATAAACGTTTTGTATTTGGATGTGTCACAGACTCCTACGCATTTAGTATCTTGGCTGCAATATCCCGGCTTCTACAAGCTAAATCTGAACACCGATGCTGCATGTGGTATCTATCCTCGATCCGACGGTTCGTAATGTAAACAGTTGTGTCACTAAGGCCTGCTTATGTGATTGTTGTTCTTTCAGGGAAAGTATAATAATCTGGAATACGATGGACATTTATGTCATGCATGCTCAATTATGGTATCAAATACTAGTAAGTTGGAACACTGCGTTATAGAAACACAACACCAGAGCCTTACAGCATTAATCTCTGTGGCACTCAGTGAAAACAGACATGTGTTTCTAGTACCTGACAGTTCTTCTTTAAGGCTGTGGCATTTGACTTTCGCGGATTTCCTGGTGAGTTTCTTAATGCGCTTTGGAAAGCAGCCTAAGGGGACAGCAAAGATTAAAGCTGCAGATCCGAAGACCAGGAACCCAATCCACCATGCTCCGATCCACTGTGGGTGACGAGGATCCATCCTTGTGTCTTCAAAACAAACAGTATAATAGAAGGATTAGACGGAAAAGATTACCAATGATTGCTGGTCTTAGTTTACCTTCCAttgtgactaacgggatcggtggcCATGCTCATTGACTTAAATACATATCTcacttgtgtagatcgatgatcaaaGACGGGTTGTAAATATAGTGAGgttttgtccagactcgattatgtgtGGCCGTCATGATCATTTCTGAGTGCaccgttacacaacaaacaaacagcaatTGTTGATGACTACATGCTTGTGAAGGAAGTACAGGAATATAAGATGTACTCACCACTAAGGTCAACAGGTATGGTGCTTAAAAGTCCACCTAGACCAAGTGCAATTGCTGGGCCGAAGAACGACACTGTCATTATGATTCCtgcaatacacaacacaaaacacaaatgtaaatgttttctgaaGCGTCAAGCACATTTGGTTTGCTTAGGTATTTCTCTACACATTTTCAGCTGGTAATCTCACCACCTTGTAACTTGCTTGTTTCGTCTTAACAGCCCTGTCACTTAATTGTCTGGTCATGAGTAGACTGTTTCCATGACGACCTTGTACGAGATGTGTGTTGGTGCCATTATATAAATTGTCTAAGTAGTAGATGTTAATGGTGGAGTAGGAATCAGTGCAGTCTGTTTCGGAATATTAATTAGTCTGTTGACGTTCTAGATAAACAGTTTTTAATGTTCTAAAGTGAGTAATATTTTCGTTCATTCTGGAaattgttcattgtacattcatgTCGCTTTACACATGAATGACACTCTTCTTAAAATGTTACATAAACACCTATCATCGTTGGTGTcaacattaaaaaaacatacCTGCCAGTAAACTTGACTGTTGTTTGTCACGGGAATTATTGTCGAGGTACGGTAAACCCAGGGAAAACCGTGGTGATTTCCCCACTCCTAGTAACACCATAAGCACTGCAAGCACGTTGTACACCCAACGTCCGTTGTCAGTCTCTTGTTCCTTCGTGGCTGGACATCGTTCATGTTCCTGCATGGAATCCTGACACAGCCTCACTCTCTGTTCAGATGAATAGTTGGAGGCAAGATCATCTAAAGAAGGCAGCGATACTGGCTCTATGAAGTGTAACATTCCCGACATTAGACTAGAAATGCCATACAAAGCCACTGCACAGGCCAGGATCCTAGGTATAAAGCGCTTTCCCCCAAAATGGCTGAAGAAGAAAATGGCTGAAAGATAACCGATTTCGCCGCAGCTTAGAAGGAGGCCACTTTTCGTACTACTGAGGCCAAACTGTTTCTCCAGTGCTGTGATCTGAGACACGGTGTAGTATTTGACAGACTCCAGCACCAATGACGACATACTGAAGACAGCAGTAAACCAGAGGATGTTGTGGAAACACCGTCCTCGACGTCCTCCAGACAGAGCCATGGTGTTGACACTCACGCAGTTTTTCTCCGTCTTGAATATCTACTGCCTGATTGATAGATTAAAGGGAATTTACTGACCGAGACCTCATTGGAAAACAGACAAATCAACGACATTTTTCTCTACGTATGAACTTACTGCTCGTGGAGAAAATAGCATAGATATCACTGAGAGGAATTGAGATTGTCTGTTGCTTAACATCATGCGAATACGATGTAATAATCGCTTAGGGACTATACAACACAGTGGCTGTCTTAAAAGAacaaccacaacatcaaccagcCTGGCTTCACATTATACAACTTGTGCAGCATGTTGTCTCTATATATAGGGCAATCGGGATTGCTAACTTGACCCATTATTCCAATTACATGTGCATTAAGTGTTGGATTGGCATGGACGACCCCGACTATTTGCTATGTAGCGTCAGATGCACATTGGTAACTGCCAAAACATGTAGGTCAACACACGATAGATGTTAAGATGCCATGCAATGACTTATTGTATTAGTGATCCATGTCCTTGATAAATTAGATATGCATATTCACCTTTGTGTAATCTTTCCTCATGAAGAACTTTCAACACATATTGAAAATGGTTTCCGATTCTCTCTTACCTAAAGTGCAGTTTaattctgtatgtatgtttattacttacgagggcgaacatatcggggttcatatttttcatacgatgtcctagggcaaaatatcactttgtcatggtcaCGTGACGTCACGATCAATGCTATGGCGTCACGTTTCCTctgtgacgttgcgttctacatgAGGCGACGACGGGTAGCCAGCccgtgtttgaaagtagattttcctcaatttgacgaCTTTGGTGATAAACAGAATGTTATATTCGTGCCCATATCATACGATGTTTAAGACACTCGTGCCTAGAGATCGGTATATCACTCGCACTCGCTCggaaaataccaacatttaggcccTCGTGTCGTCAACATAACATGAtatgggcactcatataatatactaatgtatgtatgtatgtatgtatgtatgtatgtatgtatgtatgtatgtgtgtgtgtgtgtgtgtgtgtgtgtgtgtgtgtctgtctgtctgtctgtgtctgtctgtctgtctgtctgtatgtatgtatgtatgtatgtatgtatgtatgtatgtatgtaaaagTAAAGTACAAACACCTTTTAATGAAGGACAGGAAACAGTACAATTTAAAACGAGCTGCTACAACTAAAACAGTTGTATAGAAGACGATG
The nucleotide sequence above comes from Haliotis asinina isolate JCU_RB_2024 chromosome 5, JCU_Hal_asi_v2, whole genome shotgun sequence. Encoded proteins:
- the LOC137283992 gene encoding solute carrier organic anion transporter family member 3A1-like, coding for MYSKKEGCTPKQQVPHPPCTNPLRIFKTEKNCVSVNTMALSGGRRGRCFHNILWFTAVFSMSSLVLESVKYYTVSQITALEKQFGLSSTKSGLLLSCGEIGYLSAIFFFSHFGGKRFIPRILACAVALYGISSLMSGMLHFIEPVSLPSLDDLASNYSSEQRVRLCQDSMQEHERCPATKEQETDNGRWVYNVLAVLMVLLGVGKSPRFSLGLPYLDNNSRDKQQSSLLAGIIMTVSFFGPAIALGLGGLLSTIPVDLSDTRMDPRHPQWIGAWWIGFLVFGSAALIFAVPLGCFPKRIKKLTRKSAKVKCHSLKEELSDLPKSVVRVVRNPVVACLLLGNCSLLFFVGGNVAFAPKYIENQFGTQASKANFIVGIEEFLWATVGTLLGGILTSKLKLTNRGCVKLTMIVTLTASASYAFTLLFGCPNPSIKGMGDSRHNMTSTTDCGCDANEFMPLCGANGETYISPCMAGCLSQNGTTFTGCSEILGGEGTAGKCPTDCPYLYPYITVDLIAGLAGTISIVPILMTIIKTVEPRDKPMAVALTSFLNGLLGFLPAPVVYGKVIDSCCARWQTECGDVGACALYDLSNLRYRVKTMDIGLQSLSTASYLAAFLLFKYGVVKEVPVSDPADADLKEAEEKQFLEDELTDMKR